AATACAGCAAATACGGATAATATCTCATGTGTTCGATCGACCcaatgatttatttacattatacacGTATACTTTCCATGAAACggatctttttttcttttttttttccataaagaaaacatttaccaAACACGGTGAATGTAACAAGCCATGAATTCATCATGATACGCGTCCATTTTGTACAAATAAATTACCAAAGAACATACAACATAAAGGTCATTCAAATAGGGGGGGGGGAATCATATCTCTGTCAATTGTGTTGatatcagggaaaaaaatgaaaaataataatcataataatcataataatcataataaataaagcGGCTTATTTTAAGCATCCCCCCTCCCCCCTGCTTGTTGTAGAGACCACGCTGTTCTGTACTCAGAATATGATtttctcaagaaaaaaaaaaaaaaaaagacgaggAGGGAATCCCAATAAATATGTAATGAAGTAAACATTACCTCACATGATAAATAGTTCATAAGAAACTAGAGCGCAGGCGTATTGCAGCTGAGATTTGGTTCAAACAAATCCACATGGCTGGCACACagtttaacctttttttttttccttcagtatCCATAGCCTTAGCAACATTTATTTAGCCTAAAAGTTCAGGttattcgatttttttttttttttttaattttttaattttttacgcACTAAATATTTAGCGAGAAATACAAAACTATTTATTCTTTGATTAGGACTGTGATGAGTATTGAAATCGAAGAGgtggaattaaaataaataaagagaaatctTGATTTAACTCAATCAGCTAAATCAACCATCCACTAGAAATTGTATTGCATTTGATCaccatgtaataataataataataataataataataataataataataagctgtcAGGTGGGGTTGATTTTCATGGCATGTTGACAAGTTGATCCAGAAAAGAATACAACAATCAAAACAATTTCAACCTCTTCAATTTCGCCTTCATCCTTAGTCTAATATTATTCctcatataattaatataaaaagttttatttatggaTAATTTGTCCTCTTTTTTTGACGCGactttttcattcattactaTTTCATATATTTACCGTCCATCCTTAGCTCTTCTACACGGAAAATTGCCCAGAAACCAATTTGATTGAGGCTTTAGAGAGTCACACTCATCTGAAATCCTGACCATGTTAAATAtcaaaaggggaaaaacaaGGTCTTACTTGGTCCGGTCCTTTAAAAATGCCTCCACATCCTCTTTTGACGTGACAGTGATTTTGGTGTTTTCAGTCAGAGTGACAGTCTGCTTCAGTGCACGAGTCATGGATGATTcaggggaaaataaaaaaaagatgtgaggATAAGAAATGTTATACAAACAGTTCGTGAAGTCTTTTAAAAGAGtgaaactttattatttttttacacgcACGCTGAGTATTTCATGCGTTTTTGTTTCTGCCTCTGGTTGCAGAACCAGACGCGCACTACGTTCTTTTTGAGGTCCAGCTTTTCGGCAATGGCGGCGATTTTTTCGGACGAGGGTCGCGGCTGGATGGCGAAGTAGGCCTCGAGGGAGCGCTTCTCGGGCGCCGCGATGGACGTGCGCTTCCGCTTCTTCTCGGCGCCGTTGAAGAGCTCGGGCTTGCTGAGTTTCTCGCGGTGCGACTTCTCGGCCTCGTCCAGCCACGCCTGGAGAATGGGCTTGAGCGCGATCATGTTGTTGTGCGAGAGTGTGAGCGACTCGAAGCGGCAGATCGTGCTCTGGCTGAGCGAGCCCACGCCTGGGATCTTGAGGTTGGCGAGCGCCGCGCCCACGTCCGCCTGCGTGACGCCGAGCTTGATGCGCCGCTGCTTGAAGCGCTCGGCGAACGCTTCCAGGTCCCGCGGATCGGCGTCCACGTCGCTCGGGCAGCCCAGGTGGTGCGCCGACGGGAGTGCGTGGGCGTGCGCGTGGGCGTGGGCGTGCGCGTGGGCGTGAGCGtgcgccgccgccgccgccgccatgTTGATGGCTGCCTGGTGCATGGGGTGGTTCACGCCGGCCATGTGGGCCGCCGGCGTGGACACCACCGAGCCGTCCATGGCTGCACCTGCGAGCGCCAGGCCCGGGCTGAGGTGCTCGAGGAGCTCCCCTTCCAGCGCTTGGTGAGGCTGggggtgatggtggtggtggtgatgatgatgatggtggtggcctcCGTTCCCGCCGCCGCCCAGCGCAGACGGGTGAGAGATTGGCACGGACGAAGAGGACGACGAGGACGAGGACGTCGAGGAGGTGCACGGCAACGCGTTCATGGCGTGGTATGTCGCGTCCGGCTTAAAGGGGCTGTGGTGAGGTGGAGGGTGAGACTGGTGAGGATGCGGAGGGTGGTGAGGGTGATGGTGGTGCTGCTGGTGCTGGTGGTGACTTTTGGTCTGTGAGACGATGTCCACCGCCGCCAGAGCTTCGGCGCGGGCCAGCAGACTCTCATCCA
This sequence is a window from Pangasianodon hypophthalmus isolate fPanHyp1 chromosome 3, fPanHyp1.pri, whole genome shotgun sequence. Protein-coding genes within it:
- the pou4f2 gene encoding POU domain, class 4, transcription factor 2; its protein translation is MMMMMMSVNSSSKQAFVMPHTSLPEPKYSSLHSSSPTTSSSSSSASSTSSSTLTSDSQSSSCSSSRHSSISTSIISTCISSSASSEAMRRAGLPTPPSNIFGGLDESLLARAEALAAVDIVSQTKSHHQHQQHHHHPHHPPHPHQSHPPPHHSPFKPDATYHAMNALPCTSSTSSSSSSSSSVPISHPSALGGGGNGGHHHHHHHHHHHHPQPHQALEGELLEHLSPGLALAGAAMDGSVVSTPAAHMAGVNHPMHQAAINMAAAAAAHAHAHAHAHAHAHAHALPSAHHLGCPSDVDADPRDLEAFAERFKQRRIKLGVTQADVGAALANLKIPGVGSLSQSTICRFESLTLSHNNMIALKPILQAWLDEAEKSHREKLSKPELFNGAEKKRKRTSIAAPEKRSLEAYFAIQPRPSSEKIAAIAEKLDLKKNVVRVWFCNQRQKQKRMKYSACV